In one Coccinella septempunctata chromosome 6, icCocSept1.1, whole genome shotgun sequence genomic region, the following are encoded:
- the LOC123315689 gene encoding remodeling and spacing factor 1 has translation MASEAEASCESDPNFAIICAFLEKFGELCGIGSIDFVELQSMLENNQEVSPELMNLHIKLLRKTKKNVTVERWERALVNMCHNYSSKDAWEIERFGYKKTRLQIKLRALKELLEMQFDYNTKFKNEVNKMTAESLRPQPLGRDKLGRAYWFQTDNNYQIRIYKEDPDEETWHLVAKDRDGLLSLMNELADGDSKLSSDSALNEDSNSLSEKPFIDTGQSQDATEKIIEQSESDSTSNPEPVVAENQKETESEEIVEKSEEADAESKSSESKGEEPQDVEKKMDVESSDDDEEETEEKQDAATESEEVKRPMLRIKSLSELMEKPEETRKTNFIPDLPELTIIKKAKLDSSQITITRTPRDQQNPKEIEVSPVTESPPEGYGSGDNNDSCDVTVSEEIEEPVMVVSGEGSGEDCQAGNEKRSEEERSVVEKSEEMGKNQEDIFVSEEIEEEVMFIFGEGSGRDCEAGNETTQKPEKTNIKEEEIIVSEEIEEEVMFIVGEGSGVGCMTGNEKEQTTTQETEKSKNADSPNKVPIDRVNVDTIKDSKTETETRPDTDENPREENASPKKTQFFFGPGSLNIKPCPVSPVINANASEEATMISGNNGSIPEENSENKKEKSEDEEVNNEAKDSADNVGKVPEENPVTEDKVPSSECSKPQDPEEETNVNPPEDPGKEEIEAEDAVDEPENDVNSEEAKTGIEDTETPKVQNEEEKCEDDNSQANESSQTEESSSKQENSEENEESRVKETVVEDSKKNEDNAESTTDERVQEDNETEIEEEKSQSSEELVKKDEETSEKKDENKISEPVSESIEKVTVTESEEPNDAKNEEIEETPDKQENKENATSKNEDKVEKLEDEEKPKEIEDETEERDEAGVESDKGEEESDKVEEEVDDVEKPEVESDEKEENSKNQGAASKRKRVTRNTAVLNESITEEDMNPRKKVPVEKTKKKGPQKVTKPKNEDEEEQEEQQAESSSKVETNEPRTTRQTRQTRSLVLPKAQTPAGSAKAKGKANKKTASSPSKSDDAESPKPLESVTIVDTDNSSTAVENPEKDPLAVSEEEVAPAVPSITSFSFDYNPNSPAPEETKRSMRKRGRDNLEDKPEVPDKEVKRPKIRGKRTMVQSLRKSVEEKRQLVGDGSSDENEPKKKGNKKTPVKKKAGTPSVSDSDNASQKSEVKAKRGSAKNTRILKNLGVREEDVSSLTDSPAPVRQSRRIAQIKIKEEATRRRVDDDEVSSKKKKKKSDDKDFKVGKRKRIEEEVKPVPTPPMVEKKKKRKTKQNKISIGWKSSSEDSDNSCQEEEEVSEYEEHHEEEPLQFKSDHEFSPESDLECDEPLPLKRARTVRKEESNDDEEPEEEFPCQKCGKSDHPEWILLCDKCDNGWHCSCLRPALFVIPEGDWYCPTCQHETLMENLNKKLIEFDKMIVKKEMEDRRKERLAYVGISLNNVLPAKEKKDKKTDKSYDSEESSKENTPSASDSEESDSDEPIYQLRQRRQAHSYKFQDYDDLINSALQEEPAPEVEKTHTLGRGKDIATIVNAAKEEEEKNGFEDLPPVVPRDPEENRKKAISYRKKPKRLNNLEVNSDDEADDSDEDFKGSSSDESDEEEYTEDSDDSFVGKKSSRPVRRSTRARTTRYDADFINDDSDEAPLKKKKKKRYFSDSESSLSDDWRGKKKKSGKKSKKKKKMFDDSDLENYRKKKPKIKYGMDSEDDTRGRRTRGKKTSYLDTLGSDSEEETLKKKIRDKSDDEYVAEDDEEKESEEEKPSGDEDDDDEHPVKPKKHKSEESDSENETLVVKKVKLKTKRTIMDSEEEEEEEEDDDKKDEIVKKTVEEPPKTVDKNQVINEELAKTVREFEEQVPTKELITEPKLPVVQPEETQKPSVVPGLNVEKLKACGITVTKVAKDKAGLPPSETPNKLIEIGAKPVSNRVPVNLTKIEKSLDELDEDEVEEMMENEEYANRQLELAAIQIREAKRMKQELEKKEQQPPLTITRKPTDMIPKKQGTGRFFNMKPSPEPMLGNSSMLMNDDDNDELSEPPGVTLPLFSELGAMKVHNLSKSNNRSPLNNTPPPPPSPNRAVPVPLHNMGLPHPSTGMVPPNPFGSPRGMMHHMRLTRPMGPRVGNMPPMMGPRVPMPPMEPINQPMRLNVPGNIPNVPRNMNVPPPPIGNSIPMGTSPPLPISSSNVPTGPGLPPMGVVASVAATAAVPTGLNMTMASNLTMGSNAASPNVTPGSGGPGHGANVATFNESPDGTPKKRRGRGKGKKTLAAEAAAAAAAAAGLPEANKIGNNAKPPPAANIEIASPPQPFSQSQPAPSVITRMLQTTAGKGAFPVGRIRPKQFAMMQDSDDSQSPRPSETQEKDMSTHPAPTSHPPVSAPHGGHPPGHYGPPTGQYPPNYDQAQPPHGYHHQRPPPPPMHPYPPHPSQPPMDAPPMNPPIHQPPISIADSPSLAQYSAPPPPPSKSPYEGMPPHRPPYQSAGAGYNYDYNVPPPVMSEEGVVPPAAYENPTVYPDQYETGSSGVDPKIVEEETSGEFGGLVSYFSSQHEDDLEQ, from the exons ATGGCGTCGGAGGCCGAAGCTTCCTGTGAAAGTGATCCAAACTTCGCGATTATTTGTgcttttttggaaaaattcggGGAATTATGTGGAATCGGAAGTATAGATTTCGTAGAACTTCAAAGTATGTTGGAGAATAATCAAGAAG TTTCTCCAGAATTGATGAATTTACATATCAAACTCTTAAGAAAAACAAAGAAGAATGTTACTGTTGAAAGATGGGAAAGAGCACTTGTAAATATGTGTCATAATTACTCTTCGAAAGATGCATGGGAGATAGAAAGATTTGGGTACAAGAAAACTAGGCTGCAAATTAAACTGAGAGCTTTGAAG GAACTTCTTGAGATGCAGTTTGACTACAacacaaaattcaaaaatgagGTGAACAAGATGACTGCAGAGTCTCTACGCCCCCAACCTTTAGGTAGAGACAAATTGGGACGAGCTTATTGGTTTCAAACCGATAACAATTACCAAATTAGGATTTATAAGGAAGATCCTGATGAAGAAACATGGCATCTAGTAGCAAA AGACCGAGATGGATTATTGTCGCTGATGAACGAACTGGCAGATGGCGATTCAAAGCTCAGTTCCGACTCTGCCTTGAATGAAGACAGCAACAGTCTATCTGAAAAACCATTTATCGACACTGGCCAATCTCAAGATGCAACTGAGAAAATTATTGAACAGTCCGAATCCGACTCCACCTCAAACCCTGAACCGGTTGTTGCCGAGAATCAGAAAGAAACAGAAAGCGAAGAAATAGTTGAAAAATCTGAGGAAGCGGATGCTGAAAGTAAATCGTCAGAGTCCAAAGGGGAGGAACCACAAGACGTTGAAAAGAAAATGGACGTAGAATCTTCAGATGACGATGAAGAAGAAACCGAGGAAAAGCAGGACGCAGCGACGGAATCCGAAGAAGTCAAGAGGCCCATGCTTCGCATAAAATCCCTCAGCGAGCTGATGGAAAAACCGGAGGAAACAAGAAAGACGAATTTCATTCCGGATCTACCCGAACTGACAATCATCAAGAAGGCAAAGCTGGATTCCTCCCAGATTACCATCACTAGGACACCGAGGGACCAGCAGAATCCCAAAGAAATCGAAGTCTCGCCAGTTACCGAGTCACCTCCGGAAGGTTATGGTTCTGGAGATAATAATGACAGTTGTGATGTGACTGTAAGTGAAGAAATCGAAGAACCTGTTATGGTCGTCTCCGGAGAAGGCTCTGGGGAAGATTGTCAGGCTGGTAATGAAAAACGATCTGAGGAAGAACGTAGTGTCGTTGAAAAAAGTGAAGAAATGGGGAAAAACCAAGAAGATATCTTTGTGAGTGAAGAAATAGAAGAAGAGGTTATGTTCATCTTCGGTGAAGGAAGTGGAAGAGATTGCGAAGCAGGAAATGAAACTACGCAAAAACCAGAGAAAACCAACATAAAAGAAGAAGAGATTATTGTAAGTGAAGAAATCGAAGAAGAAGTAATGTTCATTGTTGGTGAAGGATCCGGAGTAGGTTGTATGACGGGAAACGAAAAGGAACAAACAACAACACAAGAAACGGAAAAATCGAAGAACGCTGACTCCCCTAACAAAGTTCCTATAGATAGAGTTAATGTAGATACAATAAAAGATTCAAAGACTGAAACCGAAACTCGCCCAGAtacagatgaaaatccaagagAAGAGAACGCCTCTCCCAAAAAGACTCAGTTCTTCTTCGGTCCAGGTTCCTTGAACATCAAACCATGTCCAGTTAGTCCCGTGATAAACGCCAATGCGTCTGAAGAAGCGACTATGATCAGCGGCAACAATGGTTCGATTCCCGAAGAAAACAgcgaaaataaaaaagaaaagagCGAAGACGAAGAAGTAAATAACGAAGCTAAAGATTCAGCTGATAATGTTGGAAAGGTTCCGGAAGAAAATCCTGTAACGGAAGATAAAGTGCCTTCATCCGAATGTTCCAAACCTCAGGACCCAGAGGAAGAAACGAATGTTAACCCACCAGAAGATCCAGGAAAAGAAGAGATCGAAGCAGAGGATGCTGTTGATGAGCCGGAGAATGATGTAAATTCAGAAGAAGCGAAGACAGGGATCGAAGATACAGAAACTCCAAAAGtacaaaatgaagaagaaaaatgtgaAGACGATAACAGTCAGGCGAATGAATCGTCCCAAACGGAAGAGTCAAGTTCGAAACAAGAGAATTCggaagaaaatgaagaatccCGAGTAAAAGAAACAGTAGTAGAAGATTCGAAGAAAAATGAAGACAACGCTGAAAGTACCACAGATGAAAGGGTACAAGAAGATAACGAAACTGAAATAGAAGAGGAAAAATCACAAAGCAGTGAAGAATTAGTGAAGAAGGATGAAGAAACTTCAGAGAAAAAGGATGAAAACAAGATATCTGAACCAGTATCTGAGAGTATCGAAAAAGTCACGGTTACTGAAAGCGAAGAGCCCAATGATgccaaaaatgaagaaattgaagaaaCCCCTGATAAACAGGAAAATAAAGAAAACGCCACCTCCAAAAACGAAGATAAAGTGGAAAAACTTGAAGATGAAGAAAAACCCAAAGAGATTGAAGATGAAACTGAAGAAAGGGACGAAGCAGGGGTAGAAAGCGATAAAGGGGAGGAAGAAAGCGACAAGGTGGAGGAGGAAGTCGACGATGTAGAAAAGCCCGAAGTGGAGAGCGACGAAAAGGAAGAAAACTCGAAAAACCAAGGGGCTGCTTCCAAGAGAAAAAGGGTGACCAGAAACACCGCCGTTCTTAACGAATCGATCACCGAAGAAGACATGAATCCTCGTAAGAAGGTACCGGTGGAGAAGACCAAGAAGAAAGGACCGCAGAAAGTTACGAAACCGAAGAACGAAGACGAAGAAGAACAAGAAGAACAGCAAGCCGAAAGTTCGTCCAAGGTCGAAACGAACGAACCCCGAACCACCCGACAGACGAGGCAGACTAGATCGTTGGTCCTTCCGAAGGCGCAGACGCCCGCTGGCTCGGCGAAGGCTAAAGGGAAGGCCAACAAAAAGACCGCCTCGTCGCCGTCCAAGAGCGACGATGCCGAGTCCCCCAAACCGCTGGAATCTGTCACCATAGTCGACACGGACAACAGCAGTACCGCCGTGGAGAACCCGGAGAAAGACCCCCTGGCCGTGTCGGAGGAGGAAGTGGCCCCGGCCGTCCCGTCTATAACCAGCTTCTCCTTCGACTACAACCCCAACAGTCCGGCTCCCGAAGAAACCAAGAGGAGCATGAGGAAACGGGGCAGGGACAATCTGGAGGATAAGCCGGAGGTTCCGGATAAGGAGGTCAAGAGGCCGAAGATAAGGGGGAAGAGGACGATGGTTCAGAGTTTGAGGAAGAGCGTGGAGGAGAAGAGGCAGCTGGTCGGAGACGGCAGCAGCGACGAGAACGAGCCCAAGAAGAAGGGCAACAAGAAGACGCCGGTCAAGAAGAAGGCGGGGACGCCTTCGGTATCCGACAGCGACAACGCTTCCCAGAAGTCCGAGGTTAAGGCCAAGAGGGGGTCGGCTAAAAATA CTCGAATTCTGAAAAATCTTGGCGTTAGGGAGGAGGATGTATCTTCCTTAACAGATTCCCCGGCTCCTGTAAGGCAGTCTAGACGCATCGCCCAAATCAAGATAAAAGAGGAAGCGACTAGGAGACGGGTCGACGATGATGAAGTATCgtcgaagaagaagaagaaaaagtcaGATGACAAG GATTTTAAAGTGGGCAAGAGAAAACGAATAGAAGAGGAAGTGAAGCCAGTCCCTACGCCCCCGATGgtcgaaaaaaagaaaaagaggaAGACGAAACAGAACAAGATATCGATAGGTTGGAAGTCGAGCAGCGAGGACAGCGACAACTCCTGTCAAGAGGAGGAGGAGGTGAGTGAGTACGAGGAACACCACGAGGAGGAGCCCCTCCAGTTCAAATCCGACCACGAGTTCTCGCCTGAAAGCGACCTGGAGTGCGACGAACCCTTGCCTTTGAAGAGGGCTAGAACGGTCAGGAAAG AAGAATCGAACGATGACGAAGAGCCTGAGGAGGAATTTCCATGTCAGAAATGTGGCAAGTCCGACCATCCTGAATGGATACTTCTCTGCGATAAGTGCGACAACGGTTGGCACTGTTCTTGTCTGAGACCAGCCCTTTTTGTTATACCGGAAGGCGATTGGTACTGTCCCACCTGTCAACAC GAGACGCTCATGGAAAACCTGAACAAGAAGCTGATCGAGTTCGACAAGATGATCGTGAAGAAAGAGATGGAGGATCGTAGGAAGGAGAGACTGGCTTACGTCGGCATAAGTCTGAACAACGTGCTTCCTGCCAAGGAGAAGAAGGATAAGAAAACCGACAAGTCTTACGATTCCGAGGAGAGCTCCAAGGAGAACACGCCGTCCGCGTCGGATTCGGAAGAGAGCGACAGCGACGAGCCCATCTATCAGCTGAGACAGAGGCGGCAGGCCCACAGCTACAAGTTCCAAGACTACGATGACCTCATCAACTCCGCCCTGCAG GAAGAGCCCGCGCCGGAAGTGGAAAAAACGCACACCTTGGGTCGCGGTAAGGACATCGCCACCATAGTCAACGCCGCCAAAGAAGAGGAGGAAAAGAACGGTTTCGAAGATCTACCGCCCGTCGTTCCGAGGGACCCGGAGGAGAACAGGAAGAAAGCGATCAGTTACAGGAAGAAAccgaagaggctgaacaatttggaGGTTAACAGCGACGACGAAGCTGATGATTCGGACGAGGACTTCAAGGGATCAAG TTCCGATGAATCGGACGAGGAGGAGTACACCGAGGATTCGGACGATAGTTTCGTAGGGAAGAAGAGTTCCAGGCCTGTGAGACGATCTACTAGGGCCAGAACGACAAGATACGACGCCGACTTCA ttaatgATGACAGCGACGAAGCCCCgttgaaaaagaagaagaaaaagaggtACTTCTCCGATTCCGAGTCTTCCCTGAGCGACGATTGGAGAGGAAAGAAGAAAAA GTCTGGTAAGAAgtcgaagaagaaaaagaagatgtTCGACGATTCGGACTTGGAGAATTACAGAAAGAAGAAACCAAAGATTAAGTACGGAATGGATAGTGAAGATGACACGAGAGGAAGGCGGACGAGAGGGAAGAAAACGAGCTATTTGGACACTTTGGGCTCTGACAGCGAAGAA GAGACTTTGAAGAAGAAGATCAGAGACAAGAGTGACGACGAGTATGTGGCGGAGGATGACGAAGAAAAAGAAAGTGAAGAAGAAAAGCCAAGTGGCGACGAGGATGATGACGATGAGCACCCAGTAAAACCCAAGAAACACAAGTCCGAAGAGTCTGATTCCGAAAATGAGACGCTCGTTGTTAAAAAAGTCAAGCTGAAAACTAAGAGGACCATAATGGATAGCGAGgaggaggaagaagaagaagaagacgacgataaaaaagatgaaattgTGAAGAAAACAGTGGAGGAACCACCCAAGACAGTGGACAAAAACCAGGTCATCAACGAAGAACTGGCGAAAACTGTCAGAGAATTCGAGGAACAAGTTCCGACGAAAGAACTGATCACCGAACCCAAATTACCAGTAGTTCAACCGGAAGAGACTCAAAAACCTTCGGTAGTCCCTGGTTTGaacgttgaaaaattgaaagccTGCGGGATAACCGTCACCAAGGTGGCCAAGGACAAGGCCGGTCTCCCGCCCAGCGAAACGCCCAATAAACTGATAGAAATCGGAGCCAAACCGGTCTCGAACCGGGTACCGGTCAACCTGACCAAGATAGAGAAGAGCCTCGACGAGCTGGACGAGGACGAAGTGGAGGAAATGATGGAGAACGAGGAGTACGCCAACCGGCAGCTCGAACTGGCCGCCATCCAGATAAGGGAAGCCAAGAGGATGAAGCAGGAATTGGAGAAGAAGGAACAACAACCCCCCCTGACAATCACCAGGAAACCGACGGATATGATCCCGAAGAAACAGGGTACCGGGAGATTCTTCAACATGAAACCATCCCCGGAGCCGATGCTGGGTAATTCGTCGATGTTGATGAACGATGACGATAACGACGAACTGTCGGAGCCCCCGGGCGTGACGTTACCGTTGTTCTCCGAACTTGGGGCGATGAAAGTCCACAATCTGTCCAAGTCGAATAACAGGAGCCCTTTGAACAACACCCCGCCGCCTCCACCTAGTCCGAACAGAGCCGTCCCTGTGCCTCTGCACAACATGGGGCTACCCCATCCTTCGACGGGGATGGTACCGCCCAATCCCTTCGGTTCCCCCAGGGGGATGATGCACCACATGCGCCTGACCAGGCCCATGGGTCCCAGGGTGGGCAACATGCCTCCCATGATGGGGCCGAGGGTCCCCATGCCCCCGATGGAGCCCATCAACCAGCCGATGAGACTGAACGTGCCAGGAAACATTCCAAACGTGCCGAGGAACATGAACGTGCCGCCGCCGCCGATCGGTAACAGTATACCGATGGGAACCAGCCCGCCCCTCCCGATCAGTAGTTCAAATGTACCGACCGGCCCTGGATTGCCTCCGATGGGAGTAGTAGCGTCTGTCGCCGCCACCGCCGCCGTCCCGACCGGTTTGAACATGACGATGGCTTCGAATTTGACGATGGGCTCGAATGCCGCCAGTCCGAACGTTACCCCCGGTTCCGGCGGTCCCGGTCACGGCGCCAATGTTGCGACGTTCAACGAGAGTCCCGATGGCACGCCGAAGAAACGCAGGGGAAGAG GAAAGGGCAAAAAGACGTTGGCAGCAGAAGCGGCCGCTGCTGCAGCCGCAGCCGCCGGTCTGCCGGAGGCTAACAAGATCGGCAACAACGCCAAACCTCCGCCGGCGGCCAACATCGAGATAGCGAGCCCGCCGCAGCCCTTCTCCCAGAGCCAACCGGCCCCCTCGGTGATAACGAGGATGTTGCAGACGACAGCCGGCAAGGGAGCCTTTCCGGTCGGTAGGATAAGACCGAAACAGTTCGCCATGATGCAGGACAGCGACGACAGTCAAAGTCCCAGACCGTCCGAGACGCAGGAGAAGGACATGTCCACGCATCCCGCCCCTACGTCACATCCACCGGTGTCCGCGCCTCACGGCGGCCATCCCCCAGGTCACTACG GTCCCCCCACAGGACAATACCCACCGAATTATGACCAGGCGCAGCCTCCACACGGTTACCATCACCAGCGTCCACCGCCGCCACCGATGCATCCATACCCCCCTCATCCCTCCCAGCCTCCGATGGACGCGCCGCCGATGAACCCCCCCATTCATCAACCCCCGATAAGCATCGCGGATTCGCCCTCCCTGGCGCAGTACTCTGCCCCTCCTCCCCCTCCCTCAAAATCGCCTTACGAGGGTATGCCCCCCCATCGACCACCTTACCAGAGCGCCGGCGCGGGTTACAACTACGACTACAACGTGCCGCCGCCGGTTATGTCGGAGGAGGGGGTTGTACCCCCGGCTGCTTACGAAAATCCTACGGTGTACCCGGACCAGTACGAGACAGGATCTTCCGGCGTCGATCCCAAAATTGTGGAGGAGGAGACGAGCGGGGAGTTTGGGGGTCTAGTCTCGTATTTCTCCAGTCAGCACGAGGATGATCTGGAGCAATAG